In Miscanthus floridulus cultivar M001 chromosome 8, ASM1932011v1, whole genome shotgun sequence, the sequence ATACATGATGGTATATGTGCTAATGTAGTTGAAAGACTTAGTAAATTAGAGTTACATAAGAATTCAACCTCTTAACTAATCTCCTGCCTAGAAGTACTAACTTATGAGTAGTCTATTTCTATCTCTGTGCTATCAATGCTACATTTACATATATTTATCATTGGCTTACCCCTGTTTGGGCATGTGCTATGTGACTGGTTTTGTCATAAGTAGTGTACAGTTGATCATTAGTCTCTAGCTGAAGCTCCTAGCtcctccctgtggtaaaataaaaataacaatacctggaatactcttggtgaagtgctacaatggtatatttatctgtgcgcttgtagatcatCTTTCATTCATATCTTTATATTCTGtttagtcacatgaaatgataagtttaAAACCTGCAAAGCATTTCTAGCTTCcatactagggatgacaacctagtccTTTTAAGTTAGAAGTGTAGGTGATTAGAATGTGACTATATAATCAAGTctcaagttaataaataccaacaagcatttctggcgccgttgccggggaggaGCAACAGTAAGCTATGAGAAAATGAACAATTGCATACTTATTGATGAAACCACAACTAGTACCTCTGCTTTTATAGGTTTACCCTTGTTCATTTTTGTTTATATCATATACAGGGTATATTACAGGTTGATTGTGATTCACTAAAAACTTCATTCATCAGAATCAAAACAATCAAAATCATGgtttttcatctctatttgaataaatctctatagtgctttcatgctGCCGTTATCTGCCATAGTAACTAAAAATTGCTAGTGTAGACACTGGTTATTTTGTTTGACTAACCCCTACAAAAAACTCAAATTCAACTCaggtaagtcaagagatgaacTCACATTAGAAATGAAGTAAGGCATATGATGAACTCGAACAACTTCGCACAAAAGACACGGCTCATCCATCATCGAAGgaagaacaataattatcaaagatcattcactttgtcttttgctgcaagttacttttgccttgaaccatgcttgAATGCAGtagaaaaaaatctaaaaaaatagGATAAATGgaatctatgctaaagtaataaTTCTAAAGAAACCATTCCTTTGTTAGCATAGATGAAAGTCACATCAATTGTGGACAACAACCTTAGTTTGAAATCATTGAAATCCTTTGGGTATGTGTCCcactactagaaaacagacctttcatcccACCTCTATTTTTGCCTTTAGTCCCAGTATTTTTGTGTTCGGGACTAAAGGGACTATTAGTTCCGGTTGTATCCTCAAACAAGGATACAAAGTTCCTGCCCAAAGTGTGTGGCGACGGCAGGCaacaattagtcccggttatagcccagagccgggactaaaggttatcctttagtcccggctggaccctccaaccgggaataaatctttactcccggcttgaggatccagccgggactaaaggataacctttagtcccggctctgggctataaccggAATAAAATCTTTCTTGATAAAATAATATAGTCGTGCTGGACAAAAAAAATGGGGCAGCCAGGCATTGAACCCACGACCTCATAGCCAAGGTCCAAACCGCAGCGCACTAGCTAGCCATCTGAACTAAGTCACTTTCTCGACAAGAAAGCACCCAAACATTTAtttaataagagaaaagaccctttaattgattatattcttttgttaactatactttgAATTTTTTGGtacatgtgctttctagtgcctgattgatctcataatttttattagggtttcaaatgcccagtgtgaagccaccaccaagttcaagatttttctgaattggtttggtaattttttcactttaattgaatttccacgcgacttcacagattaattatacattgaactgagtccacccccgaaaagatccggaatggtgccaaactttgccagatggtctcttgtgccctaggagacaaatatttgtggaggttgatgcaaaattatattgttttgaatatgtaattcaccgtatttcgcctcacgcggcacaaagaaaaatgtaataataaaaataattatcagaaaaacctaagatcttgtgtggggccatattttgggtgtaaatgactgccaaaattttttaagccatttcgacataggcggagtcgacgtgcttcacagaggtatatagaacctttcgtcgaaccctatctatacacctaggttctctgggattctgaggtccatgtgctttctagtgccggattggGCTGAAAATTTTTCTCAagacttcaaatgccttatgtgtagccaccaccaagtttgagatttttctgaggtggtttggtacttttttcactttaattgaattttcgcgcgaattcaccgattaattatacattgaactgggtccacccctaaatgatccggaatggtgccaaactttgccaaatggtctattgtgccctaggagacaaatatttgtggaggttgatgcaaaattatattgttttcaatatgtaattcaccgtatttcgtctcacgcggcacaaagaaaaatgtaataataaaaataattatcagaaaaatctaagatcttgtgtggggccatattttgggtgtaaatgagtGCCAAAAtttttttaagccatttcgacataggcggagtcgacgtgcttcacagaggtatatagaacctttcgtcgaaccctatctatacacctaggttctctgggattctgaggtccatgtgctttctagtgccggattggGCTGAAAATTTTTCTCAagacttcaaatgccttatgtgtagccaccaccaagtttgagatttttctgaggtggtttggtacttttttcactttaattgaattttcgcgcgaattcaccgattaattatacattgaactgggtccacccctaaatgatccggaatggtgccaaactttgccaaatggtctattgtgccctaggagacaaatatttgtggaggttgatgcaaaattatattgttttcaatatgtaattcaccgtatttcgtctcacgcggcacaaagaaaaatgtaataataaaaataattatcagaaaaatctaagatcttgtgtggggccatattttgggtgtaaatgactaccaaaaaaatttcaagccattttgacatagatacagtcgacgtgcttcacagaggtatatagaacattTCGTCAAAccctatacacctaggttctctgggattctaaGGTCCATATGCTTTCCAGTGTCGGATTGGGctaaaactttttctcaagactacaaatgTCCTGTGTGTAGTCACCacgaagtttgagatttttctgaggtggtttggtacttttttcactttaattgaattttcgcgcgaattcaccgattaattatacattgaactgggtccacccctaaatgatccggaatggtgccaaactttgccaaatggtctattgtgccctaggagacaaatatttgtggaggttgatgcaaaattatattgttttcaatatgtaattcaccgtatttcgtctcacgcggcacaaagaaaaatgtaataataaaaataattatcagaaaaacctaagatcttgtgtgaggccatattttgggtgtaaatgactgccaaaaaaatttcaagccatttcaacataggcggagtcgacgtgcttcacagaggtatatagaacctttcgtcgaaccctatctatacacctaggttctctaggACTCTGAAGTCCATTTGCTTTCTAGTGCTAgattggtttcaaactttttctcaagactacaaatgccctgtgtagccaccaccaagtttgagatttttctgaggtggtttggtacttttttaactttaattgaatttccgcccgaactcaccgattaattatacaatgattaatgaagaacctaaagatttacgttacaattacatgaaaactaattttatgtcaaaaaccaataaatttaataatttcaattaaagtctacatttttgcattaacgaaaatagtgagtattagttgcattatgttcaacatttataataaaaaacacaatagtttaggtcacatattttttgtgtgtgcagtaaatgaaaataaagtttattactttttctaaaaaaatttatgcctagtattgaatttactgtgcaaataataagacttaaacatttaaatacaaaacatatataaaataaactgatctgcttaaaagttggcggaaatgaaaatgtagcccacctttagtcccagctcctgccaccagctgggactaaaggtgggctgcatttggcggctcgccaaaaaatcctttagtcccagctccTTTCaacagctgggactaaaggtcccccctttagtcccggctggtggcaggagccaggactaaaggtgctttagtcccgggcggtggatggagccgggactaaaggtccctctcctatataccgccgcctcccttctctcttcctcctcatcgatTATCTTCGTCTTCAGCGCTTCCccagagctccgccgccgccgattcgcCTCCTCGGCCACCCCTGACGCCgccttcctcaccggagggcaccccaaggctcgcccacctcgccggagtagcctcgacgccgcgcccctcaccgaggagcctcggccacccccgacgccgcGCACGCACCACGCTGCCGCTGATTTCGCCTTCCCAGCCACCCCCGACACCGCCTTCCTCATAGGAGGGCACCTCGACGCCcgcccacctcgccggagtagccccgatGCCGTGCCCCTCAACGAGAAGCCCCTGGCTGCCCCCGACGCCGTTGATTTCTTGGGCCACCCCGGCCCGACGCCGCGccttcttcctcaccggagggcatcCCGACGCCCACCCACACCTCGCCGAAGTAGCCCCGACGACGCCGCGCCCGGCTAGGAGCCCCCGTGCCTCGATCCAGCGCCGCTGTCCACCACCGCCCATCACCAACACTCCATTAATTCTAAACCAccggtatatatatattatatttattatatttatgaattatattgacaaaatgtgtattaatgtatgtatgtatgaaatgtgtgtatatatatcaattaatgtatatatgtatgtatgaaatgtgtatatatatatcaattaatgtatatatgtatgaaattaatgtgtgtgtatatatatattaattaatgtatatatgtatgaaattaatgTGTGTATATCaatctatatatatgatgcaggtttgacatgggagagtgcaaaaagagagggtgtactgatattggtttcattgatccacatatcgtattcaaaaaccctaaaccccaaccaacatggaaagcagaaacagaggccaatatcaagatgttcttagagaagcaacgtgacaagaaatgtatactcttcccctacaacttcaggtaagtgttcataatgtcaatgatcgtgtatccatatatatgttcactgtacctgttagctaattaatgagtgttaatggacatggcagtgaacactggatattgatggaactcgatctggagaaaggtcttctaggcatctaggactcgatgagaaaagagcaaaaagagttccaagagatgatagatattatttagaggtaattgcagtctcactagcaaaactattccagtctctctgcatgcaaattaatggtccaaatattttttatgttatttggttGTTGTTGGGAAAAGGTTTGTtaggaacaccatatgaaacgcaaagtgccactgaaagtagtgctatataaagtaagtactatatacctatcttagttcaatttccctatgctcggatgatgacgaatctttttctcgtaaagtgggttctgctgCAGCCCTAAGGGACCAATCTCTGtgaatactatgtttgcgagttcgtgagagtgtgctaaaaaagaactagtctagagcaaaaaagggtaagtgtacacatatatatatattcttcatacatatatttatatatatatatatattcatgatagatacaatttatttatcattattcttgatacatacatatatatatatatatatatatactaatatactttttctttatctcatatctaaaattgaagactcgttggttgaaggaaaaaaccctagacacacaccatctcaaagcaatccaagagacaataggtggatttctgaatgatcaggtcttaactcccggcggcgagttttactatgacccaaatatgtgatgatgaaagacaaatttcatattgatccaaagaacatgtgatgatgaaatgtacaattaatgcaaactttacatgtgacgatgaaatgtaatattatgttttagtttacttttacttgtgttgcttgcatgcattgatcgagcgaaaactttacagtacgtgcgcgtatacgtatattactttgcagcgaataatgcgtattcaaaaaccaaattaaaacaaaaaagaatcatcaattaaaataagcaggaaaagaaaaaaaaagaccctttagtcccggttggtaataccaacggggaataaaggggccagcccaggcgctggcgtggctacctttttagtcccggttggtatcaccaaccgagactaaaggtccacttctattcccagctactaaccctttattcccgaactcctattcccggctgcgtaaccgggaatagagggggttggtagccgggaatagaagccctttttttactagtgtccactaacattttgcaggaaagaAATGAATATAAGCTCTGCCTGTTCATAGTTCAACATGAATCTGCCAAACCACCACTTCAATGATGAAATAAAGGAGAAAAGTGCCatacatcaagatctacaacaaAAAGCATTCACTCGAAGGGAGTGGTTGAGTAAAGCGACCGGCCATGAGAAATATTGAAGTCGAAGACATCATTTTGCACATCGGCAGGAAAGACGAGATGCCACTTGTCATGGCATTCATCCTTGAGTCATCAAAAATCAATCaatggtggactgccgaccaagATCTGAAAGATCATGAACAACTATGGTTGCAAGATGATGTCCCTAGGCCATTGGAGATGAAGCATTCACACAAGTACCTATAGAGTTCCTTCCTTGATCATCAAGATGGTTGGTGTGTCactatgaaaagaagaagaagaactctCCACCACACCGTTGGAAGgaaatcaaggaggaacttgactTTGCATCTCTAGTCAACACCCAATACTCAACCAAGAATTAATGAACATCAAGAAGGGTTGACAAAGAAGATCATACAACTATCTCCATCTCCTAGACCAAACAGTCCAAAGTAGAGCATAATACAAGAGAGAGGTCTTTGCTCAATAGACCTAAAATCAAGAGCCCTCTCCAACAGGTAAATCGGTAATTGTCTTATATTTCATTACCACTTTTTGAATATTGTCTTTAAgttatgaaaaaaataaaaaaaatatggacacatgaaggtccaaatatatatttttatgtaaaagaaaataacaaaaaatatatatgaacACATGATGGTCCAAGTATAGAAAAaggggaaaagaaaaaaaatatgagcacatgaaggctcatgcttagtgtatatatatataaaaaacaacACATGTTCATAGGACAAGTTcccttcgggtattcttggtcACTAACCATTGcaggtgaagatttaagaacaaaGGTTGAACAATGTCTAAGGACATGGAGTTATTACACACTCCGAGGGATGTCTCAACAATCACACTTGACTTTAAGTGTTGAGCGATAACAAGGTTCAAGCTTGGGGGAGGAAGGCTGATGACTCCTCTGAAGATGATCCAACAATCCTCTTTCTACTCTCAAGCTCCTGTCGCTCTGGCACGCTGGTTTGCAATCCCTCCACTCACAGTTACTTTCTCTCTATAAGTTTGAATGTTTCTACaacttacatatatatatatataaaatcaggCTTAAGACAAAAATCAAAAAATTAATTCTCTAGAGAGGAAATAATGGTGGATGAAtattctatgctaattaaaatttTCAAACCAACTTTTCTATAGCATAGATGGTGGCCTTTAGCTCTATGGCAACTATATCCTTGTTTTATATTATCTGTATATtacttcgggtatgtgttgtctactAATACTTTGCAGGAATAAAAAAAGAGGAGCAAAAGGTCCAAACATAattcaaaagaaaaaaacaaaagatggtgTGACAAAAGAAAAGAGTGCGACATAGGAgaatcttttcatgaacaagATACACAATCAGTCAAACAAGATAAGCTTCAAGGTAGGAAAAGACcgccacaagtcatctacccttcatcacactCCAATGACGAAGGTAACATCTCAAGGTAATTGGTCATTCCTTAAAGAGTCTTGATTCTTGTATGCACATAAATAAAGagtcaaacatgtttgagttacaacctTACTTGATCCatc encodes:
- the LOC136469937 gene encoding predicted GPI-anchored protein 58 translates to MEPGLKVPLLYTAASLLSSSSSIIFVFSASPELRRRRFASSATPDAAFLTGGHPKARPPRRSSLDAAPLTEEPRPPPTPRTHHAAADFAFPATPDTAFLIGGHLDARPPRRSSPDAVPLNEKPLAAPDAVDFLGHPGPTPRLLPHRRASRRPPTPRRSSPDDAAPG